The Streptomyces sp. DH-12 genome has a window encoding:
- a CDS encoding malate dehydrogenase has protein sequence MTRTPVNVTVTGAAGQIGYALLFRIASGQLLGADVPVKLRLLEITPALKAAEGTAMELDDCAFPLLQGIDITDDPNVAFDGANVALLVGARPRTKGMERGDLLEANGGIFKPQGQAINAHAADDIRVLVVGNPANTNALIAQAAAPDVPAERFTAMTRLDHNRALTQLSKKTGVPVSEIKKLTIWGNHSATQYPDIFHATVAGKNAAEVVNDEKWLAEDFIPTVAKRGAAIIEARGASSAASAANAAVDHVHSWVNGTPEGDWVSMGIPSDGSYGVPEGLISSFPVTVKDGKYEIVQGLEINEFSRARIDASVKELEEEREAVRGLGLI, from the coding sequence ATGACCCGCACTCCCGTGAACGTCACCGTCACCGGCGCGGCCGGCCAGATCGGTTACGCCCTGCTCTTCCGCATCGCCTCCGGCCAGCTGCTCGGCGCGGACGTGCCGGTCAAGCTGCGCCTGCTGGAGATCACCCCGGCGCTCAAGGCCGCCGAGGGCACCGCCATGGAGCTGGACGACTGCGCGTTCCCGCTCCTGCAGGGCATCGACATCACGGACGACCCGAACGTGGCCTTCGACGGCGCCAACGTCGCCCTCCTCGTCGGCGCCCGGCCGCGGACCAAGGGCATGGAGCGCGGCGACCTCCTCGAGGCCAACGGCGGCATCTTCAAGCCGCAGGGCCAGGCCATCAACGCCCACGCCGCGGACGACATCCGCGTCCTGGTCGTCGGCAACCCGGCCAACACCAACGCGCTGATCGCCCAGGCCGCCGCGCCGGACGTCCCGGCCGAGCGCTTCACCGCCATGACCCGCCTGGACCACAACCGCGCGCTGACCCAGCTCTCGAAGAAGACCGGCGTCCCGGTCTCCGAGATCAAGAAGCTGACGATCTGGGGCAACCACTCCGCCACCCAGTACCCGGACATCTTCCACGCCACCGTCGCCGGCAAGAACGCCGCCGAGGTCGTGAACGACGAGAAGTGGCTGGCCGAGGACTTCATCCCGACCGTCGCCAAGCGCGGCGCCGCCATCATCGAGGCCCGCGGCGCCTCGTCGGCCGCCTCCGCCGCCAACGCCGCCGTCGACCACGTCCACTCCTGGGTCAACGGCACCCCGGAGGGCGACTGGGTCTCCATGGGCATCCCGTCCGACGGCTCCTACGGCGTGCCCGAGGGCCTCATCTCCTCCTTCCCGGTCACCGTGAAGGACGGGAAGTACGAGATCGTCCAGGGTCTGGAGATCAACGAGTTCTCCCGCGCCCGCATCGACGCCTCCGTCAAGGAGCTCGAGGAGGAGCGCGAGGCGGTCCGCGGCCTCGGCCTCATCTGA